The Argentina anserina chromosome 3, drPotAnse1.1, whole genome shotgun sequence genome includes a region encoding these proteins:
- the LOC126787772 gene encoding uncharacterized protein LOC126787772, giving the protein MAADLVLDTAIRDWVLIPLSVVMVLIGVLRYFVSKLMRSTQVPDAKIVKEGQLVIRARNLRASANFIPPKSFRARRFYFSNEENGLLFVPKGQAQNPQAQMFSDPNMAMDMMKKNLSMIIPQTLTFAWVNFFFSGFVAAKIPFPLTQRFRSMLQNGIDLSTVDVSYVSSRSWYFLNLFGLRGLFSLILGEENAMDDTQRMMQMSGFGLDPSKSLGAEKDSLDIIQHDWALPKFEHRAEAVLKKLVR; this is encoded by the exons ATGGCGGCAGATCTGGTGCTAGACACGGCGATCAGAGACTGGGTTCTGATCCCTCTCTCCGTCGTCATGGTCCTCATCGGAGTCCTCCGTTACTTCGTCTCCAAGCTCATGCGCTCCACCCAAGTCCCCGACGCCAAAATCGTCAAAGAAGG GCAATTGGTGATTAGGGCTCGGAATTTGCGTGCTTCTGCCAACTTCATACCTCCCAAGTCGTTTCGCGCTCGCCGATTCTACTTCAGCAACGAG GAAAATGGGTTGTTATTTGTTCCCAAGGGTCAGGCACAGAATCCTCAAGCTCAAATGTTCTCTGATCCCAACATGGCTATGgacatgatgaagaagaatttgTCTATGATCATACCTCAG ACTCTTACATTTGCTTGGGTCAACTTTTTCTTCTCTGGATTTGTGGCAG ccaaaataccctttcctCTTACTCAGAGGTTCAGGTCGATGTTGCAGAATGGGATTGACTTGAGCACTGTTGATGTCAGCTATGTGAGCAGCCGATCATG GTACTTTCTCAATCTGTTTGGATTGAGAGGCTTGTTTAGTCTCATTCTGGGTGAAGAAAATG CCATGGATGATACTCAGCGTATGATGCAAATGAGTGGATTCGGCTTAGACCCATCAAAG AGTTTGGGTGCGGAGAAGGACAGTCTTGATATAATCCAGCATGATTGGGCCTTGCCAAAATTTGAGCATCGTGCCGAAGCTGTATTGAAGAAACTTGTCAGGTAA
- the LOC126789459 gene encoding uncharacterized protein LOC126789459 — protein MAFVSFPVITNNPVYRNTMHISYVNPAYTIHKSQPWIQRWHRELLVLPISCAKDSPEGAGGEDHQPDPRALETLLKLYNAMKNKNIVELSEIIADEPECVGNLSSIVQPLRGKKVKLSYRAYNLIGHLGSEIEFFVKPTLHDGMKVGLQWGVQWNKTRMPFGKGFSFYTSHHYKGKVAIK, from the exons ATGGCTTTCGTTTCCTTCCCAGTCATTACCAATAACCCTGTATACAGGAATACCATGCATATTTCATATGTTAATCCTGCCTATACCATCCATAAAA GCCAACCTTGGATTCAAAGATGGCATAGAGAGTTGCTGGTGTTGCCGATATCCTGTGCTAAAGACTCACCAGAAGGTGCAGGTGGAGAAGATCATCAACCGGATCCACGAGCTCTCGAAACATTGCTGAAGCTTTACAATGCCatgaagaacaaaaatatTGTCGAGTTATCAGAGATCATAGCAGATGAACCCGAGTGTGTCGGCAACTTATCCTCGATCGTCCAACCCCTTCGAGGGAAGAAGGTAAAGTTGAGTTACAGAGCCTATA atctaatcGGACACCTAGGAAGTGAAATTGAGTTTTTTGTAAAACCAACATTGCACGATGGGATGAAAGTCGGTCTTCAGTGGGGCGTAC AGTGGAACAAAACACGCATGCCTTTTGGAAAGGGTTTTAGCTTCTATACATCCCACCATTATAAGGGGAAGGTGGCAATAAAGTGA
- the LOC126787992 gene encoding uncharacterized protein LOC126787992: MVSDQEIAQGVETVLRQQGPNDVTSLNGVVQQLEAKLGLDLSHKAAFIRDQINFLLRPYQQPPPQLQPPKDHFALHPSHNNPYLHHPHPQFAPSPFLTQQFPSHFALHPHSRPPPPEAYTFQAQPPPQQLRHTVVHPPPQQQPPPPKFEVFAAQNATPAATETPKDSGPTTGTKRRGGAGGLNKVCGVSPELQVVVGEPALPRTEIVKQLWAYIRKHNLQDPSNKRKIICDDALRVVFETDCTDMFKMNKLLSKHIITLGPKKEPPQAKRVKLDVESATDTTDSTQSDSSTVTISEALAKFLGLEGREMLKSEAIRLVWEYVKANNLEDPVNTMVIVCDPKLHELLGCDSISALGVQEMLDRYHFIRQS; encoded by the exons ATGGTGTCGGACCAAGAAATAGCCCAAGGCGTGGAGACTGTACTCCGTCAACAAGGCCCTAACGACGTCACCTCCTTAAACGGCGTCGTTCAGCAGCTCGAGGCCAAGCTAGGGCTGGACCTCTCCCACAAGGCTGCCTTCATTCGCGACCAGATCAACTTCCTCCTCCGCCCCTATCAGCAACCACCACCACAATTACAACCGCCAAAAGACCATTTTGCCCTCCACCCCAGCCACAACAACCCCTACCTCCACCACCCCCACCCCCAATTCGCTCCCTCACCTTTCCTCACCCAACAATTTCCTTCCCATTTTGCCCTCCACCCCCACTCCCGGCCTCCTCCGCCGGAGGCCTACACCTTCCAGGCGCAGCCGCCGCCTCAGCAACTCCGGCATACGGTGGTCCATCCACCGCCGCAGCAGCAGCCGCCTCCTCCCAAGTTTGAAGTCTTCGCCGCCCAGAATGCCACCCCTGCGGCCACGGAAACTCCCAAGGACAG TGGTCCGACTACTGGAACTAAAAGAAGAGGTGGGGCTGGCGGTTTAAATAAAGTCTGTGGTGTCTCACCTGAGCTTCAGGTTGTTGTTGGTGAACCGGCCTTGCCAAGGACTGAG ATTGTGAAGCAGCTCTGGGCATACATAAGGAAACACAACCTCCAAGATCCAAGTAATAAGAGAAAGATTATTTGTGATGACGCCTTGCGTGTGGTATTCGAGACTGATTGTACTGACATGTTCAAGATGAATAAGCTGCTGTCCAAGCATATTATAACTCTTGGACCTAAAA AGGAGCCGCCTCAAGCTAAGCGAGTGAAGTTAGATGTTGAATCTGCAACTGACACTACTGATAGTACTCAATCTGATTCCTCAACTGTTACAATATCTGAAGCACTAGCTAAATTTCTGGGTTTGGAAGGGAGGGAGATGCTCAAATCTGAGGCAATTAGACTTGTTTGGGAATATGTAAAGGCTAACAATTTGGAG GATCCTGTAAATACTATGGTGATAGTATGTGATCCAAAGCTCCATGAGCTTCTTGGATGTGATAGCATATCTGCTCTGGGGGTTCAAGAGATGTTAGACCGCTATCATTTCATCAGACAGTCATGA
- the LOC126788420 gene encoding uncharacterized protein LOC126788420 yields MALLLNLSSPSPTSFQSTRHLPTTRSRQNEAAQEWSSLLHNLNSHGRFSCLFSGNRREDQARKALEGALGGKKDEFEKWDKEIKRREEVGGGSTGGGGGWFGWGRRFGWSNDDDFWQEAQQAGLAVLGIFLMYLILVKGELMLAVVLNPLLYVLRGTRNSFTSITNKILRRTDVHGDFDSMSKKEAHSRVSAKESVIRKWGSE; encoded by the exons ATGGCGCTGCTTCTCAACCTAAGCTCGCCGTCCCCAACCTCATTTCAGTCCACTCGTCACCTCCCCACTACTCGCTCCCGCCAAAATGAAGCTGCCCAAGAGTGGTCGTCTCTGCTCCACAACCTCAACTCTCACGGCAGATTCTCCTGCCTTTTCTCAGGCAATCGCAGAGAG GACCAGGCACGGAAAGCATTAGAAGGTGCCCTGGGTGGAAAGAAAGATGAATTTGAGAAATGGGACAAAGAGATTAAAAGAAGAGAGGAGGTGGGTGGAGGCAGTACTGGTGGCGGAGGGGGTTGGTTTGGGTGGGGGAGACGCTTTGGCTGGTCCAATGATGATGATTTCTGGCAAGAAGCACAACAGGCAGGTCTTGCTGTCTTAGGCATTTTTCTGATG TATCTCATTCTTGTGAAAGGAGAGCTGATGCTTGCTGTCGTCCTCAATCCACTATTGTATGTCTTGCGAGGGACAAGAAACAGCTTCACTTCCATTACTAACAAAATCTTAAGGAGGACAGATGTTCATGGTGATTTTGATAGCATGTCAAAGAAAGAAGCACACAGTCGTGTCTCCGCTAAAGAGAGTGTTATTAGAAAATGGGGAAGCGAGTGA
- the LOC126787066 gene encoding rho GDP-dissociation inhibitor 1 — protein MGDDGKDEKTEGDEVSETNKGEPSAGRMVRPPSDGSLCVTEDEYDDDDDDDDEVAKKIALGPQCTLKEHIQKDADDESLRRWKEQLLGAVDVNAVGESLEPEVKILSLAIKSSDRSDIILPIPEDGKPKGLWFTLKEGSKYSLEFTFQVSNNIVSGLKYTNTVWKTAMKVDSTKEMLGTFSPQPEPYTHVLPEDTTPSGMFARGSYSARSKFLDDDNTCYLEINYSFDIKKDWAAAA, from the exons ATGGGTGATGATGGAAAAGACGAGAAAACAGAGGGCGATGAAGTTTCTGAGACGAACAAGGGTGAGCCAAGTGCAGGACGGATGGTTAGACCACCCAGTGACGGCTCCTTGTGTGTGACAGAGGATGAGTATGATgatgacgacgacgacgatgaTGAAGTGGCGAAGAAAATCGCTTTGGGCCCTCAGTGCACTCTCAAAGAACACATCCAGAAAGATGCG GATGATGAGAGCTTAAGGAGGTGGAAGGAACAGCTTCTTGGGGCTGTTGATGTCAATGCTGTTGGAG AATCTCTAGAACCAGAGGTTAAGATCCTGAGCCTTGCAATTAAGTCGTCTGATAGATCTGATATAATTCTTCCTATTCCAGAGGATGGAAAACCCAAGGGCTTGTGGTTCACTTTGAAAGAAGGTAGCAAATACAGCCTTGAGTTCACGTTTCAAGTCAGCAATAACATTGTTTCAGGTCTCAAATACACCAACACCGTCTGGAAAACTGCTATGAAGG TTGATAGCACAAAAGAGATGCTGGGAACGTTTAGTCCACAACCAGAGCCTTATACACATGTTTTGCCCGAGGACACAACCCCATCTGGCATGTTTGCTAGAGGAAGTTATTCAGCCAGAAGCAAG TTTCTTGATGATGACAACACATGCTACTTGGAGATCAATTACAGCTTCGATATTAAGAAAGACTGGGCAGCAGCAGCGTAA
- the LOC126786232 gene encoding uncharacterized protein LOC126786232 isoform X1, whose product MSSKREYEEIEGEANLLESKRQKVSEQVSPDSSPPASLLPGFNYGDEDDEERRAMVNGEGDGKLVQPGLNGVEEEEEEDDGDQGLQGHRSRDIEVRRDCPYLDAVNRQVLDFDFEKFCSLSLSNLNVYACLVCGKYYQGRGRKSHAYTHSLEAGHHVFINLRTEKVYCLPDGYEISDPSLDDIRHVLNPRFTEEQVEQIDRNKQWSRALDGSDYLPGMVGLNNIKETDFVNVTIQSLMRVTPLRNFFLIPKNYQHCKSPLVHRFGELTRKIWHARNFKGQVSPHEFLQAVMKASKKKFRIGAQSDPVEFMSWMLNTLHKDLKTKKNTSIIYDCFQGELEVVEESQENKDGGTENNGLVTRTCRMTFLMLGLDLPPPPLFKDVMEKNIIPQVPLFNILKKFDGETVTEVVRPRLARKRFRVTRLPRYLILHMQRFTKNNFFVEKNPTLVNFPVKNLELRDYIPLPTPNENERLRSKYDLIGNIVHDGKPGEGSYRVFVQRKSEELWYEMQDLHVSETLPQMVALSEAYMQIYEQQQQ is encoded by the exons ATGAGTTCCAAGAGAGAATATGAAGAGATTGAAGGGGAAGCGAACTTGTTGGAGTCAAAGAGGCAGAAAGTGAGTGAGCAAGTGTCGCCGGACTCTTCGCCGCCTGCCTCTCTTCTTCCTGGTTTTAATTACGGTGACGAGGATGATGAGGAGAGAAGGGCAATGGTTAATGGAGAAGGTGATGGCAAGTTGGTACAGCCTGGACTGAATGgggttgaagaagaagaggaggaggatgacGGGGATCAAGGACTTCAAGGACACAGGAGCCGCGACATTGAGGTTAGGAGGGATTGCCCGTATCTTGATGCGGTAAATCGCCAG GTTctggattttgattttgagaagTTCTGCTCGCTTTCCCTATCGAATTTGAATGTATATGCATGCTTGGTTTGCGGGAAGTATTACCAAGGAAGAGGAAGGAAGTCTCACGCATATACTCATAGCCTTGAAGCTGGACACCACGTGTTTATCAATCTTCGAACAGAGAAGGTTTACTGCCTTCCTGATGGATATGAAATTAGCGACCCATCATTGGATGATATCCGACATGTTCTGAACCCAAG GTTTACTGAGGAACAGGTTGAGCAGATCGACAGAAACAAGCAGTGGTCGAGGGCACTTGATGGTTCTGATTATCTTCCTGGAATG gtGGGGCTAAATAACATTAAGGAAACCGATTTTGTGAATGTCACCATTCAGTCCTTAATGAGAGTCACACCTCTAAGAAATTTCTTTCTTATCCCAAAGAACTATCAACATTGCAAGTCTCCGCTTGTTCATCGGTTTGGGGAGCTTACAAGAAAGATATGGCATGCACGGAATTTTAAGGGACAG GTGAGCCCGCATGAGTTCCTGCAAGCAGTTATGAAAGCCAGTAAGAAAAAGTTTCGAATAGGAGCACAGTCTGACCCTGTTGAGTTCATGTCATGGATGCTCAATACACTTCACAAAGATCTAAAAACTAAGAAGAATACCAGCATCATTTATGACTGCTTTCAG GGGGAACTAGAGGTTGTCGAGGAAAGTCAGGAGAATAAAGATGGTGGAACTGAAAACAACGGCCTTGTCACAAGAACTTGCAGAATGACATTCTTAATGCTTGGATTGGATTTACCCCCGCCACCTCTTTTTAAAGATGTGATGGAGAAAAACATCATACCACAG GTTCCACTGTTTAACATTTTGAAGAAATTTGATGGTGAGACTGTCACTGAAGTCGTCAGGCCTCGCCTAGCAAGGAAGAGGTTCCGTGTCACCAGATTGCCGCGGTATCTTATTCTGCACATGCAAAGATTCACAAAGAACAACTTTTTTGTGGAGAAGAATCCTACTCTAG TCAACTTTCCTGTGAAGAATCTGGAATTGAGAGATTACATCCCTTTGCCTACCCCGAACGAGAATGAGAGATTGCGTTCAAAGTATGATTTGATTGGCAACATTGTTCATGATGGTAAACCTGGTGAAGGGTCATATAGAGTGTTTGTACAACGCAAGTCTGAAGAACTTTG GTATGAGATGCAAGATCTTCATGTCTCTGAAACACTTCCTCAGATGGTTGCCCTTTCCGAGGCATACATGCAGATATACGAGCAACAGCAACAGTAA
- the LOC126786232 gene encoding uncharacterized protein LOC126786232 isoform X2 → MLIFMFTEEQVEQIDRNKQWSRALDGSDYLPGMVGLNNIKETDFVNVTIQSLMRVTPLRNFFLIPKNYQHCKSPLVHRFGELTRKIWHARNFKGQVSPHEFLQAVMKASKKKFRIGAQSDPVEFMSWMLNTLHKDLKTKKNTSIIYDCFQGELEVVEESQENKDGGTENNGLVTRTCRMTFLMLGLDLPPPPLFKDVMEKNIIPQVPLFNILKKFDGETVTEVVRPRLARKRFRVTRLPRYLILHMQRFTKNNFFVEKNPTLVNFPVKNLELRDYIPLPTPNENERLRSKYDLIGNIVHDGKPGEGSYRVFVQRKSEELWYEMQDLHVSETLPQMVALSEAYMQIYEQQQQ, encoded by the exons ATGCTTATTTTCAT GTTTACTGAGGAACAGGTTGAGCAGATCGACAGAAACAAGCAGTGGTCGAGGGCACTTGATGGTTCTGATTATCTTCCTGGAATG gtGGGGCTAAATAACATTAAGGAAACCGATTTTGTGAATGTCACCATTCAGTCCTTAATGAGAGTCACACCTCTAAGAAATTTCTTTCTTATCCCAAAGAACTATCAACATTGCAAGTCTCCGCTTGTTCATCGGTTTGGGGAGCTTACAAGAAAGATATGGCATGCACGGAATTTTAAGGGACAG GTGAGCCCGCATGAGTTCCTGCAAGCAGTTATGAAAGCCAGTAAGAAAAAGTTTCGAATAGGAGCACAGTCTGACCCTGTTGAGTTCATGTCATGGATGCTCAATACACTTCACAAAGATCTAAAAACTAAGAAGAATACCAGCATCATTTATGACTGCTTTCAG GGGGAACTAGAGGTTGTCGAGGAAAGTCAGGAGAATAAAGATGGTGGAACTGAAAACAACGGCCTTGTCACAAGAACTTGCAGAATGACATTCTTAATGCTTGGATTGGATTTACCCCCGCCACCTCTTTTTAAAGATGTGATGGAGAAAAACATCATACCACAG GTTCCACTGTTTAACATTTTGAAGAAATTTGATGGTGAGACTGTCACTGAAGTCGTCAGGCCTCGCCTAGCAAGGAAGAGGTTCCGTGTCACCAGATTGCCGCGGTATCTTATTCTGCACATGCAAAGATTCACAAAGAACAACTTTTTTGTGGAGAAGAATCCTACTCTAG TCAACTTTCCTGTGAAGAATCTGGAATTGAGAGATTACATCCCTTTGCCTACCCCGAACGAGAATGAGAGATTGCGTTCAAAGTATGATTTGATTGGCAACATTGTTCATGATGGTAAACCTGGTGAAGGGTCATATAGAGTGTTTGTACAACGCAAGTCTGAAGAACTTTG GTATGAGATGCAAGATCTTCATGTCTCTGAAACACTTCCTCAGATGGTTGCCCTTTCCGAGGCATACATGCAGATATACGAGCAACAGCAACAGTAA
- the LOC126786232 gene encoding uncharacterized protein LOC126786232 isoform X3: MVGLNNIKETDFVNVTIQSLMRVTPLRNFFLIPKNYQHCKSPLVHRFGELTRKIWHARNFKGQVSPHEFLQAVMKASKKKFRIGAQSDPVEFMSWMLNTLHKDLKTKKNTSIIYDCFQGELEVVEESQENKDGGTENNGLVTRTCRMTFLMLGLDLPPPPLFKDVMEKNIIPQVPLFNILKKFDGETVTEVVRPRLARKRFRVTRLPRYLILHMQRFTKNNFFVEKNPTLVNFPVKNLELRDYIPLPTPNENERLRSKYDLIGNIVHDGKPGEGSYRVFVQRKSEELWYEMQDLHVSETLPQMVALSEAYMQIYEQQQQ; this comes from the exons ATG gtGGGGCTAAATAACATTAAGGAAACCGATTTTGTGAATGTCACCATTCAGTCCTTAATGAGAGTCACACCTCTAAGAAATTTCTTTCTTATCCCAAAGAACTATCAACATTGCAAGTCTCCGCTTGTTCATCGGTTTGGGGAGCTTACAAGAAAGATATGGCATGCACGGAATTTTAAGGGACAG GTGAGCCCGCATGAGTTCCTGCAAGCAGTTATGAAAGCCAGTAAGAAAAAGTTTCGAATAGGAGCACAGTCTGACCCTGTTGAGTTCATGTCATGGATGCTCAATACACTTCACAAAGATCTAAAAACTAAGAAGAATACCAGCATCATTTATGACTGCTTTCAG GGGGAACTAGAGGTTGTCGAGGAAAGTCAGGAGAATAAAGATGGTGGAACTGAAAACAACGGCCTTGTCACAAGAACTTGCAGAATGACATTCTTAATGCTTGGATTGGATTTACCCCCGCCACCTCTTTTTAAAGATGTGATGGAGAAAAACATCATACCACAG GTTCCACTGTTTAACATTTTGAAGAAATTTGATGGTGAGACTGTCACTGAAGTCGTCAGGCCTCGCCTAGCAAGGAAGAGGTTCCGTGTCACCAGATTGCCGCGGTATCTTATTCTGCACATGCAAAGATTCACAAAGAACAACTTTTTTGTGGAGAAGAATCCTACTCTAG TCAACTTTCCTGTGAAGAATCTGGAATTGAGAGATTACATCCCTTTGCCTACCCCGAACGAGAATGAGAGATTGCGTTCAAAGTATGATTTGATTGGCAACATTGTTCATGATGGTAAACCTGGTGAAGGGTCATATAGAGTGTTTGTACAACGCAAGTCTGAAGAACTTTG GTATGAGATGCAAGATCTTCATGTCTCTGAAACACTTCCTCAGATGGTTGCCCTTTCCGAGGCATACATGCAGATATACGAGCAACAGCAACAGTAA